The Cyprinus carpio isolate SPL01 chromosome A3, ASM1834038v1, whole genome shotgun sequence genomic interval GGTTGCAAAACACTAAATCTTTTGTTTAAATGgactgtttatgtgtgtttgcatgATTTTAGTCCCTCTGCTCACCTTTGCATAGAGAACTGCCTCATCAATGTCTCCTCTTGACATGGCCATCGTCTTCTTAAATGCCTGAAGATAAACACTCGGCTCAATACAATGCACGTTTGACCTACGTCAAGTCCCTTATAACTGAAATGATCAATTCACTCAGACTTTACACAAACACCTTCCTTTCCTTAACCTAGCGAAGTCACCCAAGATGACCCAAACCTTCATTTAAAGTAATTTGCCACAACATATGGTACTATTATTACATGACATTCATTACCTGGGCAGTGATCCGTCCTGCCTCCTTCATCAGAGCGACCTCTGCTGGGCTCTTAATGGCTCTGAGGGAATGAGTGAGGGGTCGGAGAGACTTCGTCAGCTGTCCTCCTTCCAATAGGGGGCACACATGAGTCTGGTGTAACCGCGGATGGCAAGGCTGAGAGCTGTCATACCATATAGTTCCTCCTAAGAGAATAAAAAGTTAAGATGCTGATGCAAATGTAAACCTTGGATAcacgtaaatgtaaatgtatgttcgTTTTTTTACCCTTCAAGGCTTTTAGCACCACACCCAGCTCCTCTGTGCTGTGAACCCACTCTAGACCCTTTAAAGCAGCTGCCCCATCTTTCCCCAAGCGAGGGCCGTCCCAAAGCTCTCGTGCCGGGTCTCGCCGTGGGACAAATAACACGGCCTGGTCCGGCTTACCCGATCCGTACATCACCAGTGCGCTGTCCGGCTCCATAATTCCTGTCAGGTACAGGAAGTCCTGGTTCTGGTGGAACGGGTAAGGGATGTCATTGGTCATGTAGCGAATGGGATGCGATAGGACGATGACAATGTGGGAGGAGTTTGAAGAGGCTCCAGAACCTGTTAGCCGCTCCGCCTGCATCTCGATCAGACACGCCAAGCGCTGCCGCCGAAACTCAAACTCTGTCTGGGTGAGACCTGGCGTCACCTCACCTATGAGACCAAGACATttgcaaaaattattaaacaaccCAGAGCAacccattttattttacataatgtgaTATACACTGCAGtgcaaatgtttgggatcagtaatttttattttatttatttttgatagaatttgttacttttattcagtaagaatacattaaattgctcaaaggttacagtaaagatatttataatgttacgaaagatttctattttgataaatgctggtcttttgaactttctgttaatcaaatcattctttaaaaatgtatcatttccataaacattaagaagcacaactgctttcaacattgataataataaatgtttcttgagtatcaaatcagcatatcagaatgatttctgaaggatcgtgtgacactgaagactggagtaatgatgctgaaaattcagctttgatcacaggaataaatttaatcgtcaaatatattaaaatagaatacagttattttaaattgtaataatattacacaattttcctgtatttttgatcaaataaatgcagccttggtgtgcataagagacttcaaaaacaaaaaagatttgtaaaggcTTTATTATCTACAACAGTATTATCTAAAACAAGGGCTAAATAGCTATTTTACTCTATAAACCAATAGCCTGCATGGCCTGAATAACATCAGataaaaatgaaagttgtttcagaggtgAAGCAAGCCGttacattttagttaaatattacaaacacattttttttgtcttgtgcaCAATCAATTGTTCGCAATAAGACCAAGAATATACATTGGATTTTATGTCTAAGAACTGAAAAGGAGACTAATCTTGTTCTCTCTCACCATATCCGATGAGGTGAGGGTGTGTGTATGGGCTTGGCTGTCCCAGGTATCTCTGAGGAACTTTCTTGGTTTTCCATCCTCCAGTTTTCACGGACACATTCCTGCACGGACACCACACAGACCCTGTAAAACAAACCACAGCTACAGTTAACTGTATTTGCAACTCATTTTACTTCCGCAATttgatgtacactactgttcaaaactttgaggtcatttatttgatcaaaaatacagtaaaaacagtaatctcataaaacacaaattgtgaaataacttttctattttaatatatttttatataataatgttatgtaaaatgtaatgttatttaatgttaactgATACATGCTATGATGAGGTCAGGGTGGTGAATGGTAATTTCCCATGCAAATTTATTCATCAATGCCTAATCATAAACATCATATTAATCCTGGTTTTTGATATGGAAAAAGAAACAGCTTGTGCATCCTAGTACAACGCTTTTCTTTACACACATCAGCAGCAGCAAGCTTCCTGACTCAAGTACTCAGCTATGAGTTAAATTAATACACTGCACTGAAAGCCAGATCCGCTAACAAGTGAGTATAACTATAATGCCTTACCTGGACTCCAGTGAGCGCGAGTCACGCGCTGGACGGCGGCTCTCAGTACACCGCTGCTGGAGGGCAACATTGTCGCAAGCACGCGAGATTCCTGACCAGCTGCACTGATCCGCCAACTCTCAGCATGAGGCAGAATAAGTTCGAACAAACGtgttcaattaaaaatacataaaccgAAATGATTTCGGATTGTTAACCTAAAGGTAACATTCTGAAGGAATAAAGCACACGTAAGCGTTCCCTCTTAACTCATACAGCTGTGAGCATGATCGCGTGGAAGGTGACAGTGTCACTCCCATGTAAGACCCTGAGCTCCCGCCTCCTATTGGTGGCCTGAGAGCGACTCCAGCGCTCTGATTGGACAGCTCTGTTATGACAGCTACAATCTGCGACTCTGAATGATGGAGGacctttattttcttctttcttttttcttttttttagctgcGGGCTCTTTGATCGCAccctggtggctggctgcagtacattcataa includes:
- the xpnpep3 gene encoding xaa-Pro aminopeptidase 3, which gives rise to MLPSSSGVLRAAVQRVTRAHWSPGSVWCPCRNVSVKTGGWKTKKVPQRYLGQPSPYTHPHLIGYGEVTPGLTQTEFEFRRQRLACLIEMQAERLTGSGASSNSSHIVIVLSHPIRYMTNDIPYPFHQNQDFLYLTGIMEPDSALVMYGSGKPDQAVLFVPRRDPARELWDGPRLGKDGAAALKGLEWVHSTEELGVVLKALKGGTIWYDSSQPCHPRLHQTHVCPLLEGGQLTKSLRPLTHSLRAIKSPAEVALMKEAGRITAQAFKKTMAMSRGDIDEAVLYAKFDFECRAHGANFLAYPPVVAGGNRANTLHYINNNQIVKDGEMVLLDGGCEYFGYVSDITRTWPVNGKFSPAQRELYEAVLEVQLSCLSQCNPGVSLDYIYSTMLTLLARQLKELGIVPQGTSDTDTLKAARQFCPHHVGHYLGMDVHDTPELSRSQPLQPGMVITIEPGLYISEDESSCPERFRGLGVRIEDDVVIREHGGPLVLSADTPKTIAEVESACSHGED